The window TGCTGGGGATAGTCCGCACCGGCATAGAGTGTCGCGCGGATAGGCCCGAAGCTCCGCCTTCCGCGCGGAATGTACCGGCACGCGGACACGAAATCATGTGCGTCCTGCGCCGTGTTGATCATCGGGCAGATGATGCCGTAGCAACCAGCGTCCAGCATCTTCATGATGATGCCCGGCTCGTTCCAGGGAACGCGCGCCAATGGCACTGTCGAGGTGGTCGAGATTGCCTGAAGCATCGCGATCGACGTGGCATAGTCCTGCACACCGTGTTGCAGGTCGATCGTCAGGCTGTCCCATCCGGCATGCGCCATGACTTCTGCCGAGAATGAATTCGGAATCGCCAGCCATCCGTTGATGGCCGCACCGCCCGAGTCCCAGATTGTTCGAAGGTTGTTTTTGCGCAACGGTCTGCTCCACAATGGGAAGATATTTGAACCGCCCGGCGGAATTGCCCGCCGGGCGGATATTTTTCGGAGTTCAGGCCGGTGCGAAGGAAGCGGCCAGAAGCCTCGGCGGAACACGGAAGCGACCGGCGATGTCCTTAAGTTGCTCGCGTTCCGTGATGATCTCGGCGGTATCGCCCTTGACGAGTACGGTCGCAGGCAGGAGCTGGGCATTGTAGCGGGCCGCGCACGACTCCGTATAGCCGCCGGTGTCGAGGAACGCGACAAGATCGCCACGCTTGAGTTCGGGCATCATCCGCTTCGCACCCACTTCATCGGAGTTGCAGAGAGGCCCGACGAGGTCGACCAGTTCTGAACCCTTGGCGCCCGCATTCACCACCGGAACGGCATGATAATACCAGTCGAGAACGGCGGCCCAGGGGAGATGGTTCGTAGACAGGTCCAGATTGACCCACTTCTTCCTGTCTCCCTGCTTCACCGCGCCGACCGTGCCGACGGTGATGCCGGTCGGACCGGAAAGCGAGCGACCGGGCTCCATGCGAAGCTTCGGCAGAGGCAGGTTGTGCTTTGCACATTCATCCTTGATCGCAGCGCAGAGATGCTCCGCATAGTCGTCGGGCGTCGGCGCGGATTTGTCGTCGAGCTGCGACTTGGGACCGGTCCCGTACGGCTTTCCGAATGTCCAGCCACCACCGAGATCGATGCAGGGCGGTGTCCAGCCCGTATTGTCGCGGAGATAGGCCGACCACACGATCATCTCGCGGGCCATCACCGCAAAGTCACGCGGATCATTTGTCATGCGCGACAAATGGAAATGCGTTTCCTTGAGGTTGATATTCGGGAGCTTTTGAGCGCGCTTGACGATCTCGACAGTCTGCTCACGCGACATGCCCCACTTCGTGCTGTCGCTCTGCTCTTTCATCGACCCCGGTCCGTGCATCGACACACCGTGGCGGTCGCCAAGCGGATCGAGGTCGAGCTTGAGACGAATTCCGATATCGACGTCCTT is drawn from Rhizobiaceae bacterium and contains these coding sequences:
- a CDS encoding aldolase/citrate lyase family protein; amino-acid sequence: MRKNNLRTIWDSGGAAINGWLAIPNSFSAEVMAHAGWDSLTIDLQHGVQDYATSIAMLQAISTTSTVPLARVPWNEPGIIMKMLDAGCYGIICPMINTAQDAHDFVSACRYIPRGRRSFGPIRATLYAGADYPQHANDEIVTFVMIETQEALDNLDEILAVEGVDAIYIGPADLSLALGCTPKFDQDEKPVVEAIEMVVRKATEKGIVAGIQNGTPAYALKMIDLGFKFVTVASDARMMTARSSEIIGSMRGAASLAPQSKTY
- a CDS encoding alanine racemase, giving the protein MTIAAQIPSKIEPRTYKESFGEFFGIGPNGNLWVDGCDVAELARKFGTPLYIISENQLRYTYRRFRDAFTSRYPDVEILFANKSNNGLAIRHIMNQEGAGGDCFGVNEMYLALLAGSNPKKLALNGSNKQPEELEMAIHNGLCINIDAMDELELIDEISKRVGKDVDIGIRLKLDLDPLGDRHGVSMHGPGSMKEQSDSTKWGMSREQTVEIVKRAQKLPNINLKETHFHLSRMTNDPRDFAVMAREMIVWSAYLRDNTGWTPPCIDLGGGWTFGKPYGTGPKSQLDDKSAPTPDDYAEHLCAAIKDECAKHNLPLPKLRMEPGRSLSGPTGITVGTVGAVKQGDRKKWVNLDLSTNHLPWAAVLDWYYHAVPVVNAGAKGSELVDLVGPLCNSDEVGAKRMMPELKRGDLVAFLDTGGYTESCAARYNAQLLPATVLVKGDTAEIITEREQLKDIAGRFRVPPRLLAASFAPA